In the Urocitellus parryii isolate mUroPar1 chromosome 1, mUroPar1.hap1, whole genome shotgun sequence genome, CATTAATATGAAGTCTGtgatgatataaaattttaattttgtctttcattttcaaacTAACTACCACCTTTCAATATTCATCAAAGTTATAGCTGGCATTGTAATATCTATACTTATTTTCTACATCCATGACATTCACAAACAATTCTTTAAAGTTTACTTTCTTCTTCATGAGCTAGCACAATATAATCAGTTAGAAATTATGAAAGTTTTAtgctaataaatatataaatataatgctttACTTATCTTGCTTGAGAAAGTTAATTTCAAACGTTAATTTATTCACTAAAATTAATTGATaatatattctattataaatataaatgataaactaTGAGTAAATTGTATCATGGCTTCCCTTTAGTAAAACACAGGAAACTACAACTTGAATGAAAAGTGTTCTCCAAATTCTTAAATATTGAATTGCATTTAATAATGGTCAGGCTATATGCACGGAGTTGTAATATTCTTATTGTTCCTAATTCTCTACAATAGACCTTTAccaaagaattttattatttaacttacAAATGCTCAGGGAACTCATGACTCTCACCAAATTCAGAGAGAcctttgaaatatttcatcatCTACTCTTACCTGTATTGACTGGTGACTCATGTTTGAAggttgcttttctctcttttgtcatTGGTTAAGTCACCAATTCTTTCAGATAACAACTTTTAAAGCAATGGAAATCTAAAAATTCATCCagagtggaattttttttctggtactgatGATGGAACCcagatgtgctctaccactgagctatatcccctaccccttttatttttattttgagacagagttttcctaccttgctgaggctggcctcaaatttgaatcctcctgcctcagatttccaagttgctgggattatgtgagtgtgccactgtgtccaaaCAGAGTGGaggcatttaaaaaacaaaatgatcacATTTTGTAAATGCTTTAGTATATACGggtaaattggaaaacaaaaaaactagtaTGTTCTTACTTGTTGTGGTACAAGTATAACAAATATCCAATTACACATTGTTGTCCTGCAACAGGaaataaattgacaaaacaaCTTCACTGGAAAAGACTGatttcttacatatttatttaaataacaggTTAGACAGTTAACAAGAATATAATTCTTGAATAAGGGACATAGGAGTAATTTACAGATatcctagaattaataaatataaggGAACCTATTTTGAATATTGATAATTGCCATAAtgatgtgtgtgtacgtgtgtgtatacacacacgtacacacacacatatacacacacacgtacacacacacactttatgtatacatacatttttaccaatgtttccttttttatgttgTGATGGTCACAAATCTCAAAAACTCTGCTTTTTCCATAAACTGTAGTCTGAGAGGCTAAGTGATTAACGGTATGGCATCGTAAATCAGATTGACATCCCACCCTTACACTACTAAAGTCATTCTTAAGTTGCTTAACTTCTGTGTATTTGTAAAAAGTGAAGCACATTCATATATTTCTgataagaacacaaataataataaattctggaaagaaggtgggggaaaaggtacactcataccttTTGGTGAGATTGAAAAATGGTGctaccactctggaaagcaatatggagatgtcccaaaaaactaggaatgaagcCATCATATTACCCAACTATCCCATTCCTTGATCTATATacagaagaactaaaatcagcatactataatgatagaCAAATCCATATTTATAGTTGTGCAACTCAACAATAGCCAAGATAATGAGCCAGTCCAGGTGCCTGTCAATAagtgaatggattaagaaaatgtgagatatatatatatatatatctcacatatatatatatatatatatatatatatatatatatatatatagtagagttttactcagtcacaaagaagaatgaaattatggcatttgccaataaattgGAAGTTGAGAACATCATGTTacgtgaaataaaccaaactcagaaattcaagggtcaaatgttctttcttatatacagaagctagagcaaagtaaggggaaaaaagagtgaAGGAGtgtttttaatatcataaatattgAAGGAAAGTCAGTGAAGTAAAAGAAGGAGActaaaggggagggaagaatgatgggaaaggggaggaaatgaggAATAAACTTAACGAAATCAtagtatgtacatgtataaatataccacagtgaattccgcctttatgtatacctataaaacaccaatcaaaaataaataaatgagaaaggtAGACAAGTAGAGTAGAGAAAGTGGAAtagggaaagggaaaagaggagggaaagggagagaactggggactgaaatggatcAAATTAAgttttatgtatgtatgattatgtcaaattGAACCTAACTATTATGTAACTATAAAGctccaataaaaggaaaaaatcctaCTCATGTAAAAAATGCCTTTCTGAGAGGATATTTGTGAGAATTTAATGGATTGATTCCATTAAGACAAATATAACAGTGCCTGTCATGGGAAACATTTTCAATAGATGTTCATTGTTAACAGTAAATAATCGATATCTTACTGTATGTTATGAATCGGAATAATTGAAATTGATCAATTAGTATAAACTTTCTAAGGACATAGCTTGATAAACAAATAATTGAGTGAGTACTCAAagtataattgaaaagaaatttaaaattttgagaaagttcAATGGTCATATAAGGAAaggaagataaatatatttaatacttaCATATTTAGCCACATGATGTCGCTGTCTACCACAAggtctttctccacaaaagcaGTCCGCATTACGTATTCACGTTGAAGCCTTTCTTCATCATCTCTGAAGTATGGTGACGGTGGGAGtttaagaaatgaagaataaagaaatcaaattattgttttaaaattttggattGATGTAAGAGGAACCAAATATTTAGGAAAAGCTGGCAATGGTGTTTTCCTGGCGAAAAGATCCTGGAACTCAGCGTCTGCTGCTCTGGCTTTTGCTCCTGGAGGCTTGGGAGTCAGGGAGCGGCCAGATCCATTACTCGGTTCCCGAGGAGTCAAAACACGGCACCTTTGTAGGTCGCATCGCTCAGGatctggggctggagctggcgGAGCTGGTGCCGCGTCTGTTCCGGGTATCGTCCAAGGACCGCGGGGACCTTCTGGAGGTAAATCTGCAGAATGGCATTTTGTTTGTGAATTCTCGGATCGACCGGGAGGAGCTGTGCGGGCGGAGCGCAGAGTGTAGCATCCACCTGGAGGTGATCGTGGACAGGCCGCTGCAGGTTTTCCATGTGGAGGTGGAAGTGAAAGATATTAACGACAACCCGCCAGTATTTCCCATGGCagtaaaaaatctatttatttacgAATCCCGACAGCTTGGTTCTCGGTTTTCGCTAGAGGGCGCATCCGATGCAGATATTGGAACTAATTCGTTGTTGACTTACAGTCTTGATTCCAGTGAATATTTTGCTTTGGACGTTAAAAGAAATGATGAGGAAATTAAATCCCTTGGACTGGTattgaaaaaacttttaaatcgAGAGGACACTCCTAATCATCATTTACTAATATCTGCGGTTGATGCCGGGAAACCAGAACTCACTGGCACCACTGAAGTGAAGATCACTGTCTTGGATGTAAATGACAACGCCCCAACATTTGAGAGGTCGGTTTACAAAGTCAGATTATTTGAAAATGCTTCATATGGTACCTTAGTAGTGATCGTTAACGCCTCTGATTTGGATGAAGGAGTAAACAAGGACATTGAATATTCTTTCAATACAGATGTATCAGCAGAGATTCTGTCGAAATTTCACTTAGATCAGGTTAGTGGACACATCAGTGTAAAAGGAAACATAGATTACGAAGAAACTAGGTCATATGAAATCCAAATAGAGGCGACAGACAAAGGAAATCCTCCAATGACAGATCACTGCACGGTTCTAGTGGAAATTGTGGATACCAATGATAATGTTCCTGAGTTGGTTATCAAATCATTATCGTTACCTGTTTTAGAAGATGCTCCACTTGGCATGGCCATAGCCCTGATCAGCGTGTCAGATCGTGACTCAGGTGCCAACGGACAGGTGACTTGTCACCTGACGCCACATGTTCCCTTCAAGCTAGTGTCCACTTTCAAGAATTACTATTCGTTGGTGCTGGACAGCGCCCTGGACCGCGAGACCATATCTGACTATAAGCTGGTGGTGACCGCCAGGGACGGGGGCTCCCCTTCACTGTGGGCCACAGCCAGCGTGTCCGTGGAGGTGGCTGACGTGAACGACAATGCACCAGCTTTTGCACAACCCGAGTACACAGTGTTCGTGAAGGAGAACAACCCGCCAGGCTGCCACATCTTCACGGTGTCTGCGCATGACGCGGACGCGCAGGAGAACGCTCTGGTGTCCTACTCTCTGGTGGAGCGGCGGGTGGGTGAGCGTGCGCTGTCGAGCTTCGTGTCAGTGCACGCGGAGAGC is a window encoding:
- the LOC113178694 gene encoding protocadherin alpha-3-like, producing MVFSWRKDPGTQRLLLWLLLLEAWESGSGQIHYSVPEESKHGTFVGRIAQDLGLELAELVPRLFRVSSKDRGDLLEVNLQNGILFVNSRIDREELCGRSAECSIHLEVIVDRPLQVFHVEVEVKDINDNPPVFPMAVKNLFIYESRQLGSRFSLEGASDADIGTNSLLTYSLDSSEYFALDVKRNDEEIKSLGLVLKKLLNREDTPNHHLLISAVDAGKPELTGTTEVKITVLDVNDNAPTFERSVYKVRLFENASYGTLVVIVNASDLDEGVNKDIEYSFNTDVSAEILSKFHLDQVSGHISVKGNIDYEETRSYEIQIEATDKGNPPMTDHCTVLVEIVDTNDNVPELVIKSLSLPVLEDAPLGMAIALISVSDRDSGANGQVTCHLTPHVPFKLVSTFKNYYSLVLDSALDRETISDYKLVVTARDGGSPSLWATASVSVEVADVNDNAPAFAQPEYTVFVKENNPPGCHIFTVSAHDADAQENALVSYSLVERRVGERALSSFVSVHAESGKVYALQPLDHEELELLQFQVSARDAGVPPLGSNVTLQVFILDENDNAPVLLAPQVGGAADTVRELISASLGAGHIVTKIRAVDADSGYNAWLSYELQPVAGSARSPFRVGLYTGEISTTRALDESDAQHYRLLVLVKDHGEPALTATTTVLLSLVESSQAPKASRALTGAAGREAALVDVNVYLIIAICAVSSLLVLTLLLYTVFRCSAEPNKDTCGPGKPTLVCSSAVGSWSYSQQRRQRMCSGEGPPKTDLMAFSPSLPPCPVNQDREEQLAMDMDLSAKINLSMALSLEPISPGTIPFASTPVMQVQG